From Paenibacillus sp. V4I7, one genomic window encodes:
- a CDS encoding extracellular solute-binding protein — MKRDKWTSMMACLMLMSTFAIGCTSNEGSQPSPSPTKGQETANKAVNGKFEPPVTITTARVVGSDYTFINGETIQDNVHNKWAKDKLGIEIKDLWGTPDNAAYHTKIRLSLTSQNQLPDLFIVQDPNLIADLIQSGKVMDIQKAFDQYASDRIKKLYSDNKSALNQVKADGKLLGLPIFSGGDGTNPVMWIRQDWLDQLKLKAPTTIEEFEKVMDAFTNQDPDGNGKKDTFGFSFSAKNGFANWMSDSSFVFGAYTGKFLPRTWQKATDGTLKYGSIQPGIKEGLGKLREWYGKGYLDPELAALDEVKATESFIQGKSGIIAAPFWANGWPLGDVTKSVPNALVRAYPLPVGSDGKTARYNGLINEGKVMMFNKDFKHMDAFFLYMDKIYDSQFNTGDFKNGFFEGYDYAMVNGEPEYDSKKFPKPMEKAASSGKYNLFWNTPSIPFQGSKDWDYIYQGNKPETTSQRGIAVADKEQIRAGALNYQLRNSNAPTDFIGAPTETQRNKDDNLKTMELETFAKIIYGREPLDKYDSFVTDWKSKGGDQIEKEVNDWYKKVNQ; from the coding sequence ATGAAGAGAGATAAGTGGACTTCGATGATGGCATGTCTAATGCTGATGAGTACCTTTGCAATTGGCTGTACTTCTAATGAGGGGAGTCAACCTTCGCCTTCACCTACTAAGGGACAAGAGACCGCAAACAAAGCGGTAAACGGCAAGTTCGAACCGCCTGTCACGATTACGACGGCTCGTGTGGTTGGGTCCGATTATACGTTCATTAATGGTGAAACAATTCAAGATAATGTTCACAACAAATGGGCGAAGGACAAGTTGGGCATCGAGATTAAAGACCTATGGGGCACGCCGGATAATGCGGCATACCATACGAAAATCAGATTATCGCTTACTTCGCAAAATCAGCTGCCGGATTTATTTATCGTTCAAGATCCGAATCTGATTGCTGACCTCATTCAATCCGGCAAAGTGATGGACATACAGAAAGCTTTCGACCAATACGCTTCGGATAGGATCAAGAAGCTGTATTCGGATAACAAGTCCGCGCTAAACCAAGTGAAAGCGGATGGGAAGCTGCTAGGATTGCCTATTTTCTCAGGAGGTGACGGAACAAACCCCGTCATGTGGATCCGGCAGGATTGGTTGGATCAATTAAAATTGAAAGCGCCTACGACGATCGAAGAGTTCGAAAAAGTGATGGATGCTTTTACGAACCAAGATCCGGACGGCAACGGAAAGAAGGATACATTTGGGTTTAGTTTTTCGGCAAAGAATGGATTCGCGAACTGGATGTCAGATAGCAGCTTCGTCTTCGGCGCATATACCGGGAAGTTTCTTCCAAGAACTTGGCAAAAAGCGACTGACGGCACACTTAAATACGGCTCAATTCAACCGGGTATAAAAGAGGGATTGGGCAAATTGCGCGAATGGTACGGAAAGGGTTATTTGGACCCTGAATTAGCAGCTCTTGACGAAGTGAAAGCAACGGAAAGCTTTATCCAAGGTAAATCGGGGATTATCGCTGCACCGTTCTGGGCAAACGGATGGCCGCTCGGAGATGTGACAAAGAGTGTTCCAAACGCGCTTGTTAGAGCCTATCCTCTGCCTGTCGGATCGGATGGCAAGACAGCACGATATAACGGTTTGATCAACGAAGGGAAAGTCATGATGTTCAATAAAGATTTTAAACACATGGATGCTTTCTTCCTCTATATGGATAAAATATATGACAGTCAATTCAATACGGGTGACTTTAAGAATGGTTTCTTTGAGGGATATGACTATGCGATGGTAAACGGCGAACCGGAGTATGATTCGAAAAAGTTTCCAAAGCCAATGGAAAAGGCTGCGAGTTCAGGCAAGTACAACTTGTTCTGGAATACGCCTAGTATACCCTTTCAAGGATCTAAAGACTGGGATTACATCTATCAAGGAAATAAGCCGGAAACAACGTCTCAAAGGGGAATAGCTGTCGCGGATAAGGAGCAGATTCGTGCAGGAGCGTTGAACTACCAGCTGAGAAACAGCAATGCGCCAACAGATTTCATAGGGGCTCCAACAGAGACGCAGCGAAATAAAGACGACAATCTGAAAACGATGGAACTGGAAACGTTCGCCAAAATTATATACGGAAGAGAGCCTTTGGATAAATACGATTCTTTCGTCACGGATTGGAAAAGTAAAGGCGGGGATCAAATCGAAAAAGAAGTAAATGACTGGTATAAAAAAGTGAATCAATAA
- a CDS encoding response regulator encodes MNILLVDDEEYVLDYLQESVEWIHCGITNVYRASSVDEALDIIKQYPVPLLVTDIRMPEKSGLDLLETLHDQYPDTKVILLSGHSEFTYAKKALQGGAADYLLKPITGSEVSECIRKVVAQIHRENKRTQDLNKAEAVIRLGNTRMREHLLLDLLLGKQYAADELNQQLKALNLPLQPGGKSTLILIRMETNNYDSREDIALLDYALLNMAEEIFFQEIKSYSSLWWCKDTHQFIAIVLPSDSLDESSTWNERISELQKAVRTFLKRNISVIITEPFSFQAHLNSTYLQALNDFWWRVGTQESVVIQRNELTYKPEIKPLTKLYETPSILQVMEANRWEEVIEKIEGILVELECPPYRTQYHIVEVVNYLYSCFTFMANKQGDPLSDLIGSLSLLKNPYYFHSSEKIRDWAMPLIEQFRRTLTDSTGGRSHIIRQIHEYIGLHLHEDVSLTKVGEYVYLHPVYLSRLYKKETGDSLSAYITRVRMEKAARLLTQTNKKVSDIAQEVGYQKTQYFIRLFKEYYNYTPQSYRNQ; translated from the coding sequence ATGAACATATTGCTGGTAGATGATGAGGAGTATGTGCTTGATTATTTGCAGGAAAGTGTGGAGTGGATCCATTGCGGAATTACGAACGTATACCGGGCAAGCTCAGTGGATGAGGCACTCGACATTATCAAGCAGTACCCGGTGCCGCTGCTCGTTACCGATATCCGGATGCCTGAGAAAAGCGGCTTAGATTTATTGGAAACGCTCCACGACCAATATCCCGATACAAAAGTCATTCTGCTATCCGGGCATTCGGAATTCACCTATGCCAAAAAGGCACTGCAAGGCGGCGCAGCCGACTATTTGCTAAAACCGATTACAGGTAGCGAGGTTTCCGAATGTATCCGGAAAGTCGTGGCCCAAATTCATAGAGAGAACAAACGTACTCAGGACTTAAATAAAGCAGAGGCTGTCATCAGGCTGGGGAACACTCGAATGCGCGAGCATCTGTTGCTCGACCTGCTTCTTGGTAAACAATACGCAGCGGATGAGCTGAATCAGCAGTTGAAAGCCCTTAACTTACCCCTGCAGCCGGGTGGTAAATCTACGTTGATCCTGATTCGCATGGAAACGAACAATTACGATTCGAGAGAAGATATTGCGCTTCTAGACTACGCCTTGCTGAATATGGCAGAGGAAATCTTCTTCCAGGAAATTAAGTCCTATTCTTCGCTCTGGTGGTGCAAAGACACGCATCAGTTTATTGCCATTGTCCTTCCATCTGATTCCTTGGACGAATCGTCTACTTGGAATGAACGGATTAGCGAACTACAGAAAGCTGTCAGAACCTTTTTGAAGAGAAACATTTCCGTCATAATTACAGAACCTTTTTCGTTTCAAGCCCACTTAAACAGTACTTATTTGCAAGCTTTGAACGATTTTTGGTGGCGGGTCGGAACTCAAGAAAGTGTTGTTATACAAAGGAATGAGCTCACTTACAAACCGGAGATTAAGCCTTTAACAAAGCTTTATGAAACACCCTCGATCCTTCAGGTTATGGAAGCGAACCGGTGGGAGGAAGTCATTGAGAAGATCGAAGGGATCTTAGTGGAACTTGAATGCCCCCCCTATCGGACGCAGTATCATATCGTTGAAGTCGTTAACTATTTGTACAGCTGCTTTACCTTCATGGCCAATAAACAGGGTGATCCCTTGTCCGATTTGATCGGAAGCCTCTCTTTGCTTAAAAATCCCTATTACTTCCACTCTAGCGAAAAAATTAGGGACTGGGCCATGCCGCTGATCGAGCAGTTCAGACGTACTCTAACCGATTCCACAGGTGGAAGAAGTCATATCATCCGTCAAATTCATGAATATATTGGGCTCCATCTTCATGAGGATGTCTCTCTTACCAAAGTCGGTGAATACGTCTATCTGCACCCGGTGTATTTATCACGTTTGTATAAAAAGGAAACCGGAGATAGTCTTTCCGCTTATATCACTCGTGTCAGAATGGAGAAAGCGGCCCGTTTGTTGACCCAAACGAATAAAAAAGTATCGGATATCGCACAAGAAGTCGGCTACCAAAAAACACAATATTTTATCCGGTTATTTAAGGAGTACTATAACTACACCCCTCAAAGCTATAGAAATCAATGA
- a CDS encoding sensor histidine kinase has product MIKYKTFRNMLLMLVLLLIPATLLFSYANKVGEDVVRETLENSADKQLEFTILQLEQSLRQLETQTLLLANDSTIKAYSSSWDFPEYVDHLLMRKNVEEKLILQSQAESLIHDVSVYWPQIEEALSTKGKIAYNNVELAAAPKNKWFIHHDDQGQLSFHLMFTNPSVFQPDLSNVTSVVETSITSEYLKSVLKGLDASGNGTSFIYFSDSTTIANQNIDRGLFSLLKQKDTLSGDTGLQHPLLSVIKMDGIEYMVQTIRIPSLDGTLVSYIQLNTFLNPLKKVSLLVNISLLFLFVSGVAMSYLLYRHFRIPFGYMIRKIESLGSGDYKSRAIVRTNNEFDYLFAKFNEMASRIQALIENVYEERVRTREAEYKHLQSQINPHFLYNCLFYIVSMAHKSPEAVTSMAKNLAQFYRYITRKAGTDSTLEDEIHLIESYLHVQSLRNKRLTYEIDILPSMLNLLVPTLLLQPLVENAVVHGLERKRESGIIRIRGTWQQDRYIITVEDDGAGMTEQGILELTAQVFQQRNSDEIGCGLWNIHHRLMNQFGPDSGLHFVNNEGGGFRVTVQIPSMRQEEFPYEHIAGR; this is encoded by the coding sequence ATGATAAAATATAAAACATTCCGTAATATGCTATTGATGCTGGTCCTGCTGCTCATTCCTGCCACATTGCTCTTTTCTTACGCCAACAAAGTTGGAGAGGATGTGGTCAGGGAAACGCTCGAAAACTCGGCAGACAAACAATTGGAGTTTACGATACTTCAGTTGGAACAGTCTTTAAGGCAGCTTGAAACGCAGACGCTGCTGCTCGCGAACGACTCCACTATCAAAGCATATTCCAGCTCGTGGGATTTCCCCGAATATGTCGATCATTTGCTCATGCGGAAAAATGTTGAAGAAAAGCTGATTCTTCAGAGTCAAGCGGAATCTCTCATTCATGATGTAAGCGTTTACTGGCCGCAAATCGAGGAAGCTCTCTCGACAAAGGGAAAGATTGCTTATAACAATGTTGAACTGGCTGCTGCGCCTAAAAACAAATGGTTTATCCATCACGATGATCAAGGACAGTTATCCTTTCATTTGATGTTCACAAATCCCTCTGTTTTTCAACCGGATTTGAGCAATGTGACTTCAGTCGTTGAAACATCAATAACGAGCGAATATTTGAAATCTGTTCTTAAGGGCCTTGATGCATCGGGCAACGGAACATCCTTCATTTACTTTTCCGACTCAACAACTATCGCCAATCAAAACATCGATCGCGGGCTCTTTTCACTGCTCAAACAGAAAGATACCCTGAGCGGCGATACCGGCTTGCAGCATCCACTGCTTTCCGTGATTAAGATGGATGGAATCGAATACATGGTACAAACGATCCGCATCCCTTCATTGGATGGCACGTTAGTCAGCTACATTCAATTGAATACATTTTTGAATCCGCTAAAAAAAGTAAGCCTGCTTGTTAATATTAGCCTGCTCTTTCTCTTTGTTTCCGGGGTCGCCATGTCTTATTTGCTTTATCGGCATTTTAGAATCCCATTCGGTTATATGATACGCAAAATTGAGAGTCTGGGATCAGGCGATTACAAAAGCAGAGCAATCGTCAGAACGAACAATGAGTTTGATTATTTGTTTGCAAAGTTTAACGAGATGGCATCGCGTATCCAAGCCTTGATTGAGAATGTATACGAGGAACGTGTTCGTACACGCGAAGCGGAATATAAGCATTTGCAGTCGCAAATCAATCCACATTTTCTTTATAACTGCTTGTTTTACATTGTAAGTATGGCCCATAAATCTCCGGAAGCTGTCACTTCCATGGCCAAAAACTTAGCCCAATTTTATCGCTACATTACCCGTAAAGCCGGAACGGATTCTACACTTGAGGATGAAATTCACCTTATCGAGAGCTATCTTCACGTCCAATCGCTCAGAAATAAGCGGCTTACCTACGAAATTGATATTCTGCCATCCATGCTGAATTTGCTTGTCCCTACTCTGCTGCTTCAGCCATTGGTAGAGAATGCCGTCGTACACGGATTGGAGAGAAAAAGAGAGTCCGGGATCATTCGAATTCGGGGCACATGGCAGCAAGACAGGTATATCATTACCGTAGAAGATGATGGCGCAGGCATGACAGAACAGGGGATTCTGGAGCTAACGGCTCAAGTATTCCAACAGCGCAATTCAGATGAGATCGGCTGCGGTTTGTGGAATATACATCATCGGCTTATGAACCAATTCGGTCCGGACTCAGGCCTGCATTTTGTGAACAATGAGGGGGGAGGCTTCCGTGTAACCGTTCAAATCCCCTCAATGAGACAGGAGGAATTTCCATATGAACATATTGCTGGTAGATGA
- a CDS encoding carbohydrate ABC transporter permease, protein MYHKTLAYRWFNVFNQLFLITVSLLCILPLLHVFAVSLSGKAAATANIVNLWPIDVTLESYLKTVNNPSFIRSLLFSLYRTILGTGIGMVVTVFAGYALSKKYTAFKSRNVYMWFFVFTMLFSGGLVPNYILITNLGLINTIWALVLPAALSVYNMILLMNFFRAIPVELEEAAVMDGAGIIRILFKIHLPMSMPALATITLFTLVFHWNSWFDGLIYMMDSNKYPLATFLQTIVVQQDFSKISIDPKDLENLSQRTVKSAQIFIGALPILLVYPFLQKFFIKGIVVGAVKE, encoded by the coding sequence ATGTACCATAAAACGCTCGCTTATCGATGGTTTAATGTTTTTAATCAACTATTTCTCATCACTGTATCGCTGCTGTGTATACTGCCGCTTCTGCATGTCTTTGCAGTATCGTTAAGCGGAAAAGCTGCGGCTACCGCCAATATTGTCAATTTGTGGCCGATAGACGTCACGCTGGAATCGTATCTGAAGACAGTGAATAACCCTAGTTTTATCCGTTCACTGCTTTTCTCGTTGTACCGGACTATTTTGGGAACCGGGATCGGAATGGTTGTTACCGTTTTTGCAGGCTACGCGTTGTCTAAGAAATATACGGCGTTTAAAAGCCGGAATGTTTATATGTGGTTTTTCGTATTTACGATGCTATTTTCCGGCGGACTCGTTCCGAACTATATTCTCATTACTAATCTTGGCTTGATAAATACGATATGGGCGCTAGTTTTGCCGGCAGCATTAAGCGTTTACAATATGATACTGCTGATGAATTTCTTTCGCGCCATTCCTGTAGAATTGGAGGAAGCGGCCGTGATGGACGGAGCAGGAATCATTCGAATCTTGTTCAAAATCCATTTGCCGATGTCGATGCCGGCTCTTGCAACGATAACACTTTTTACGTTAGTATTTCATTGGAACTCATGGTTCGACGGATTAATATACATGATGGACTCGAATAAGTATCCGCTTGCTACCTTCCTTCAAACCATCGTTGTACAGCAGGATTTTAGCAAAATCAGCATTGATCCTAAGGATTTGGAAAATTTATCGCAGCGTACCGTCAAATCGGCCCAAATTTTTATCGGCGCTCTGCCCATTCTGCTCGTTTATCCGTTTCTGCAGAAGTTCTTTATTAAAGGCATTGTAGTTGGGGCTGTAAAAGAGTAG
- a CDS encoding ABC transporter permease: MKSTRNAIVIRKITASKMESNWIRGLKKTWPLHMLIFPALVIAVVFHYVPIAGLVMAFQDYKPWLGFLKSEWVGFKHFHSLFMFEESVQVIWNTLIIAVLKIGFGTLVPILFALLLNEVRINGIKRGIQTLVYLPHFLSWVILGGILIDLLSVKGGLVNRMITAMFGIKPIFFLGDGDWFRFVVIFSDIWKEFGFGMIVYLAAITAVNPSLYEAAEVDGATRLQQTIHVTLPAMMPIIVVVATLQLGNVLNAGFDQIFNLYNPLVYSKGDVIDTFVYRSAMLKGDFSFATAVGLFKSVTSFILIIISYRLAYKYANYRIF; the protein is encoded by the coding sequence ATGAAAAGCACTCGGAACGCAATCGTTATACGTAAGATAACCGCAAGTAAAATGGAATCCAATTGGATTCGGGGACTCAAAAAAACTTGGCCCCTGCATATGCTGATTTTCCCGGCCTTAGTAATCGCTGTTGTTTTCCATTACGTGCCTATAGCAGGATTGGTGATGGCTTTTCAGGACTATAAGCCTTGGCTTGGCTTTTTAAAATCCGAATGGGTCGGCTTCAAGCATTTCCACTCTTTGTTTATGTTCGAGGAGTCTGTGCAGGTTATTTGGAACACATTAATCATCGCGGTGCTAAAAATTGGTTTTGGAACGCTAGTCCCCATTCTTTTTGCTTTATTGCTAAATGAAGTTCGCATTAACGGAATCAAAAGGGGTATCCAAACATTGGTTTATTTGCCTCACTTCTTGTCATGGGTCATCCTCGGAGGCATATTAATCGATCTGTTGTCGGTCAAAGGCGGGCTTGTGAACCGGATGATTACGGCCATGTTCGGTATTAAGCCTATATTCTTTCTGGGTGACGGGGATTGGTTCCGTTTTGTTGTGATTTTCAGTGACATTTGGAAGGAATTTGGCTTCGGTATGATCGTTTACCTTGCAGCCATAACGGCCGTGAATCCTTCCTTATACGAAGCCGCTGAAGTGGACGGAGCGACACGACTGCAGCAAACCATTCACGTTACACTGCCGGCTATGATGCCGATTATTGTTGTTGTAGCTACACTCCAGCTGGGTAATGTGTTGAATGCGGGTTTTGATCAGATCTTCAATCTTTACAATCCGCTTGTGTATAGTAAAGGAGATGTGATCGATACCTTCGTTTACCGCTCGGCCATGCTGAAAGGGGATTTCAGTTTTGCAACGGCAGTCGGGTTGTTCAAATCAGTAACCAGCTTCATTTTAATCATTATTTCCTACCGGTTAGCTTATAAATATGCGAATTATCGGATTTTCTAG